The following proteins are co-located in the Paenibacillus sp. JNUCC32 genome:
- a CDS encoding SDR family oxidoreductase: protein MSSVKGKVVAITGASSGIGEAAARLLAQHGAHVVLGARRTDRLEKLAAALNGEGGSAVYQSLNVVHLDQMESFIDLAVSRFGRVDVILNNAGVMPLSPLEALKVDEWNRMIDVNVRGVLHGIAAGLPVMQKQGLGQFINIASIGAYEVSPTAAVYCATKHAVRAISEGLRQEVGSKGIRVTQISPGVTESELADSISDDTARQVMKEYRRISIPAISIAQAIVYAIEQPPEVDVNEIIIRPTASGS from the coding sequence ATGTCTAGCGTAAAAGGAAAAGTCGTGGCCATTACAGGCGCGAGCAGCGGGATCGGCGAAGCGGCGGCCCGGCTGCTCGCTCAGCATGGCGCACATGTGGTGCTCGGGGCGAGAAGAACGGACAGGCTGGAGAAGCTGGCTGCCGCATTGAATGGGGAAGGCGGCTCAGCCGTTTACCAATCGCTGAATGTCGTTCATCTCGATCAGATGGAATCCTTCATCGACTTGGCGGTGAGCCGGTTCGGGCGGGTGGATGTCATCCTCAACAATGCAGGCGTCATGCCTCTATCGCCCTTGGAAGCCTTGAAGGTGGACGAATGGAACCGGATGATCGACGTGAACGTCCGCGGCGTCCTGCATGGCATTGCGGCAGGGCTGCCGGTGATGCAGAAGCAGGGCTTAGGTCAATTTATCAATATCGCTTCCATCGGTGCGTATGAGGTATCGCCTACCGCGGCCGTTTATTGTGCCACCAAGCATGCGGTTCGCGCAATCTCGGAGGGGCTGCGACAGGAGGTCGGGAGCAAAGGTATCCGGGTTACGCAAATATCGCCGGGCGTGACGGAGTCGGAGCTGGCCGACAGCATTTCCGATGATACGGCCAGACAAGTCATGAAGGAGTATCGAAGAATATCGATCCCGGCGATATCGATTGCGCAAGCGATTGTGTATGCCATCGAGCAGCCGCCGGAAGTCGATGTGAATGAAATCATCATTAGGCCAACTGCATCAGGGAGCTAA
- a CDS encoding TetR/AcrR family transcriptional regulator, producing the protein MSNDETIDPDIGSKLPRGAALSWGLVKPPQRGPKREMSLSQIVDTAIDIADKEGLSAVSMNRIASTLGFTAMSLYRYISSKDDLLVLMQNAACDIPIPAEDSADWRENMRVYVKSTMQVFRDHPWFGDIPITGIPITPNNLRFIDWGLRFMKDLPLNDYERMSLILLLSNYARTSGMMQRDMDRAIQAGSTPEQFSGLDYTEALKQLMKPDRFPFLYPVVMSGVYTEDSEEVNPIGNDIDFGLERILDGIEQYFQAKKQQEPSDKP; encoded by the coding sequence ATGTCTAATGATGAGACGATAGATCCGGATATTGGATCCAAGCTGCCCAGAGGGGCGGCTCTCAGCTGGGGATTGGTTAAGCCGCCGCAGCGGGGACCGAAACGGGAGATGAGCCTTTCCCAGATTGTAGATACGGCCATCGACATCGCCGATAAAGAAGGGCTTTCAGCTGTCTCCATGAATCGAATTGCGTCCACTTTGGGTTTTACCGCCATGTCGCTGTACCGGTACATATCCAGCAAGGACGACCTTTTGGTGCTGATGCAGAACGCCGCGTGCGATATTCCCATTCCGGCGGAAGATTCTGCTGACTGGCGCGAGAATATGCGGGTCTACGTCAAATCGACGATGCAGGTATTCCGGGATCACCCCTGGTTCGGAGACATTCCGATTACGGGTATTCCCATTACGCCGAACAATCTGCGATTTATCGATTGGGGTCTGCGGTTCATGAAGGATCTTCCGCTGAATGATTATGAGCGGATGTCCTTGATTCTCTTGTTAAGCAATTATGCCAGAACGAGCGGCATGATGCAGCGGGATATGGACCGCGCCATACAGGCAGGCTCCACCCCGGAACAGTTCAGTGGACTCGATTATACGGAAGCGCTGAAACAGCTTATGAAGCCGGATCGGTTTCCGTTCCTGTACCCGGTTGTGATGTCGGGGGTCTATACGGAAGACAGCGAGGAAGTGAATCCGATAGGTAATGACATTGATTTCGGGTTAGAACGCATTTTGGATGGCATCGAGCAATATTTTCAAGCCAAGAAACAACAGGAACCCTCGGACAAGCCATGA
- a CDS encoding ABC transporter permease: protein MIRATATATKTKTTSLAVTQSVFIGRSLRHSIRNAEAMITAMVLPIMLMLLFTYVFGGALDPSGQYVNYVVPGIILLCAGFGSSSTAVDVSQDMTNGIIDRFRTMPIQSLSVITGHVVASLARNMLATGVVIAVALLVGFRPSAGLMDWILAIGLIALFIFAFTWLYAAIGLVAGSPAAASSYGFILLFLPYLSSAFVPTETMPAWLQGIASNQPITPVIESIRGLLTGGSIQDQIGWAIGWCLFILIGSMVWSMWTFKRKAGRR, encoded by the coding sequence ATGATAAGAGCAACGGCAACGGCTACGAAAACAAAAACAACGTCCTTAGCAGTTACCCAGTCTGTCTTTATCGGCCGCAGCCTGCGTCACAGCATCCGCAACGCGGAGGCGATGATAACGGCAATGGTGCTGCCGATCATGCTGATGCTGCTGTTCACCTATGTATTTGGCGGTGCCCTCGATCCCAGCGGACAGTATGTTAACTACGTGGTTCCGGGGATCATCCTGCTATGCGCCGGCTTCGGATCGTCCAGCACGGCCGTCGACGTCTCCCAGGATATGACCAATGGCATCATTGACCGCTTCCGCACGATGCCCATTCAAAGCTTGAGTGTCATCACGGGGCATGTGGTCGCCAGCCTTGCCCGGAACATGCTTGCGACAGGCGTTGTTATCGCAGTGGCTCTGCTCGTTGGATTCAGGCCATCAGCAGGGCTTATGGATTGGATACTCGCCATCGGCTTGATCGCGCTCTTCATCTTTGCCTTCACCTGGCTCTACGCCGCTATCGGTCTCGTTGCAGGCAGTCCGGCAGCGGCCAGCAGTTATGGATTCATCCTGCTCTTTCTCCCTTACCTCTCCAGTGCTTTCGTTCCCACCGAGACGATGCCGGCTTGGCTGCAAGGGATCGCAAGCAACCAGCCGATTACGCCGGTCATCGAATCCATTCGCGGATTACTGACGGGAGGCTCCATCCAGGATCAGATCGGCTGGGCGATCGGATGGTGCCTGTTCATCCTGATCGGCTCGATGGTATGGAGCATGTGGACGTTTAAGAGGAAAGCCGGACGACGCTAA
- a CDS encoding ATP-binding cassette domain-containing protein has translation MITYAVEIRQLRKSFGHQTVLDGIDLSVPQGNVFALLGPNGAGKTTLIHILSTLVTPDVGSVRINGFDLRDHKQEVQQSISLTGQFAAVDEVLTAEENLWMICRLSGLSAAEAGRRTAELLEHFDLAAAAAKRVKTYSGGMKRRLDLAISLVVPRPVLFLDEPTTGLDTRSRRALWDIILQLKSQGITILLTTQYLEEADQLADRIAVLDGGRIVAEGSPAELKTRVGGEMLELRDARDEVIHRIPTSGSIGDVAHTLQEFIRLLPNETRVSLHRPNMDDVFLSLTDKKMEGIV, from the coding sequence GCACCAGACCGTTCTGGACGGGATCGATCTGAGCGTGCCGCAAGGAAACGTATTTGCTCTTCTCGGTCCTAATGGGGCCGGCAAAACAACCTTGATTCACATCCTGTCCACGTTGGTGACGCCCGATGTCGGGAGCGTGAGGATCAACGGGTTCGATCTCCGCGATCACAAGCAGGAGGTTCAGCAGTCCATCAGTCTGACCGGCCAGTTCGCGGCCGTTGACGAAGTGCTGACCGCCGAAGAAAACCTCTGGATGATATGCAGGCTGTCGGGTCTATCCGCGGCGGAAGCCGGGCGGAGAACCGCCGAGCTGTTGGAGCACTTCGATCTGGCGGCCGCGGCGGCCAAGCGCGTGAAGACGTATTCCGGCGGGATGAAGAGACGGCTTGATCTGGCGATCAGCCTTGTCGTACCGCGGCCCGTGTTGTTCCTCGATGAACCGACCACAGGACTTGATACGCGCAGCCGCCGTGCGCTGTGGGATATCATCCTTCAATTGAAAAGCCAAGGCATCACCATCCTGCTGACCACGCAGTATTTGGAGGAAGCCGACCAGCTCGCGGACCGGATTGCGGTTCTGGATGGGGGACGAATCGTGGCTGAAGGTAGTCCGGCCGAGCTGAAGACCCGGGTCGGTGGTGAAATGCTGGAGCTTCGCGACGCACGTGACGAAGTGATCCACAGGATTCCGACAAGCGGCAGCATCGGCGACGTCGCACATACGCTTCAGGAGTTCATACGCTTGCTCCCGAATGAGACGCGCGTAAGTCTTCACAGACCCAATATGGATGATGTATTCCTGTCGCTTACCGACAAGAAAATGGAGGGAATTGTATGA